The Sediminispirochaeta smaragdinae DSM 11293 genome has a segment encoding these proteins:
- a CDS encoding GtrA family protein, whose amino-acid sequence MTLAGLFRVLFVDKSSHRFVEFFRYFFVSAISLVADFLLLFLLTSVAGIHYLISSVFSYMAGLVVNYLLSTYWVFAKRRVSNRAVEFSVFALVGVIGLGVNEFLMWLFTDVLMLYYMLSRVFSAGIGYAWKYVVRKIILFR is encoded by the coding sequence ATGACATTAGCGGGGTTATTTCGCGTTCTTTTTGTCGATAAAAGCTCTCATCGGTTTGTGGAGTTTTTTCGTTACTTTTTCGTGTCTGCAATTTCTCTTGTCGCCGACTTTTTGCTGCTTTTCCTGTTGACCAGTGTGGCAGGTATTCACTACCTGATCTCCTCGGTCTTTTCTTATATGGCAGGTTTGGTCGTCAACTACCTTTTGAGCACCTATTGGGTCTTTGCTAAGCGAAGAGTTTCCAACCGTGCCGTTGAATTTTCGGTGTTTGCTCTTGTCGGAGTTATCGGCCTGGGGGTCAATGAATTCCTCATGTGGCTGTTTACCGATGTTTTGATGCTCTACTATATGCTTTCACGTGTTTTTTCAGCGGGGATTGGATATGCCTGGAAATATGTCGTTAGAAAAATCATCCTTTTCAGATAA
- a CDS encoding glycosyltransferase family 4 protein: MRMHICFIITRGDSIGGAQIHVRDMAIALRKDGHDTSVLVGAPGDLTDQLERAGIPWEHVPLLVRPIRPWKDLLAVFSVASRLRRLKPDLVSCHTAKAGMVGRLAAFVAGRPSIFTAHGWQFADGIPGKQAKAVLLIEKLISPLCRKVITVSRYDYDLAVRKRAVNPKKMLTIHNGLPWMEDRDTFGASLAERPCRLLMVARFQEQKDHASLLAALGGLKELSWELDLVGDGPGMETEKERARDLGLETRIEFSGQRLDVPERMEKTDIYLLISNWEGFPRSIIEAMRGGLPVIASDVGGCNESVAEGESGFLVPRSDAELLRKRIATLINDPALRRRMGRSGRRRYEEYFTFQIMYEKTLELYREVLA; the protein is encoded by the coding sequence ATGAGAATGCACATTTGTTTTATCATAACCCGCGGAGATTCCATCGGCGGTGCCCAGATCCATGTTCGTGATATGGCCATAGCCTTGCGTAAAGATGGCCATGATACCTCGGTTTTGGTTGGCGCTCCAGGGGATTTGACCGACCAATTGGAGCGTGCAGGGATTCCCTGGGAACATGTTCCTCTCCTTGTTCGTCCCATTCGTCCATGGAAGGACCTTCTCGCCGTTTTCTCCGTCGCCTCGAGGCTTCGGCGTCTGAAACCGGATTTGGTTTCCTGCCATACTGCCAAAGCGGGTATGGTTGGGCGGCTTGCCGCTTTCGTTGCGGGCCGGCCTTCTATTTTTACTGCCCACGGCTGGCAGTTTGCCGATGGAATACCCGGCAAGCAGGCAAAAGCGGTATTACTTATCGAAAAGCTTATCTCGCCATTGTGCCGCAAAGTCATTACGGTCAGTCGGTATGATTATGATCTTGCTGTGCGTAAACGGGCGGTGAATCCTAAAAAGATGCTTACTATTCACAACGGCCTTCCGTGGATGGAGGATCGGGACACCTTTGGGGCGTCCCTTGCCGAAAGGCCCTGTCGCTTACTCATGGTCGCCCGGTTCCAGGAGCAGAAAGATCACGCCAGCCTTTTGGCCGCTCTCGGCGGTTTAAAAGAGCTTTCATGGGAGCTTGATCTGGTCGGAGACGGTCCCGGTATGGAAACCGAGAAGGAACGTGCCCGGGACTTGGGATTGGAGACGCGCATCGAATTTTCGGGTCAACGGTTGGATGTTCCCGAGCGGATGGAGAAGACCGATATCTATCTGCTTATCAGCAATTGGGAGGGCTTTCCCCGTAGTATTATTGAGGCAATGCGCGGGGGACTGCCGGTGATCGCCAGTGATGTCGGCGGCTGCAATGAATCGGTTGCCGAGGGGGAGAGCGGCTTTTTGGTTCCCAGAAGCGATGCAGAGCTTTTGCGGAAGCGGATCGCCACACTCATCAACGACCCCGCCCTGCGTCGGCGCATGGGTCGGTCCGGTCGTCGGCGTTATGAAGAGTATTTCACCTTTCAGATCATGTATGAAAAAACACTCGAACTCTATCGGGAGGTTTTGGCGTGA
- a CDS encoding sugar transferase gives MNRRRRVFVRNALMAIDGIVTFFSFIVAYYVRNTPFFFGLKALFPFSNYFPYLLISLVFWLLLLRFFNNYAFLGGGKKSWRRIFVNLLPVELVGLALLTMILFFLRDQIISRTFLLFFAAINYLMLLTTKILTMAYFLREGKIKKYHRRALLVGNRRSVDYFLSTERQMPELLFDIVTQSDFIINADVVLNEKEQEELSEAILDFIWNNVVDEVIFAYSDLNLASISSLVTECGRMGISVNVVLNTSNIEFRKSEVDVVGPFNIITFQTFDYSPVQRLVKRLTDISSGIIGTLICSLLFIVIAPLIKLTSPGPILFRQVRKGKNGRNFVLLKFRTMCLDAEEQKRSLLDKNEMQGQIFKMKHDPRITPLGNFLRKTSLDEWPQFINILRGDMSLVGTRPPTVEEFGSYKNYHRRRLSVKPGLTGLWQVSGRNDISDFEEIVKLDTWYIDHWSIWLDLKIILKTFLVLFRGR, from the coding sequence ATGAATCGTAGACGCAGGGTTTTTGTCCGTAATGCTCTTATGGCCATAGACGGTATCGTGACCTTTTTTTCTTTCATAGTTGCTTACTATGTCCGCAACACACCGTTTTTTTTCGGTCTTAAGGCCCTGTTTCCCTTTTCGAACTATTTCCCTTATCTTCTCATTTCACTTGTTTTTTGGTTGCTGCTCCTTCGCTTCTTCAATAATTATGCCTTTCTCGGAGGAGGAAAGAAATCGTGGCGTAGGATTTTTGTCAATTTGCTGCCGGTGGAATTGGTTGGACTTGCTCTTCTTACCATGATCCTTTTTTTCCTTCGGGATCAAATCATCAGTAGAACCTTTCTGCTCTTTTTTGCGGCCATTAATTATCTTATGCTTCTGACGACCAAGATATTAACCATGGCCTATTTTCTGCGGGAAGGAAAGATAAAAAAGTACCATCGCCGGGCTTTGTTGGTTGGTAATAGACGGTCTGTCGATTACTTCCTTTCCACTGAAAGGCAGATGCCGGAGCTGTTGTTCGACATTGTCACACAATCGGATTTCATTATCAACGCAGATGTCGTTCTAAACGAGAAGGAGCAAGAGGAACTGTCCGAAGCAATTCTTGATTTTATCTGGAACAATGTGGTCGACGAGGTAATCTTTGCCTATTCTGATTTGAACCTTGCCTCCATAAGTTCGCTCGTTACCGAATGCGGCCGAATGGGAATATCGGTCAACGTTGTTCTGAATACCTCCAACATTGAGTTTCGCAAAAGTGAGGTTGATGTTGTCGGACCATTCAATATTATCACGTTCCAGACCTTCGACTATTCTCCGGTTCAACGTTTGGTAAAGAGACTTACCGATATCAGCAGCGGTATTATCGGAACTCTTATATGTTCATTGCTTTTTATTGTTATTGCGCCTCTGATTAAGTTGACTAGTCCCGGACCCATACTTTTCAGGCAAGTAAGGAAAGGAAAGAACGGTAGAAATTTCGTGCTTCTTAAATTTCGGACCATGTGTCTCGATGCGGAAGAGCAGAAGAGGTCGCTACTAGATAAAAACGAGATGCAAGGCCAAATTTTCAAAATGAAACATGATCCGAGGATAACCCCCTTGGGAAATTTCCTGCGTAAAACAAGCCTTGATGAATGGCCGCAGTTCATCAATATTCTACGCGGTGATATGTCTCTTGTTGGGACTCGGCCGCCAACGGTAGAGGAGTTCGGCTCCTACAAAAATTACCATCGTCGACGGCTCAGTGTGAAACCCGGTTTGACTGGCCTTTGGCAGGTGAGTGGGCGTAACGATATTTCCGATTTCGAGGAGATCGTTAAACTTGATACCTGGTATATCGATCACTGGTCGATATGGCTTGATCTTAAGATTATTCTAAAAACGTTTCTGGTCTTGTTTCGAGGGAGATAA
- a CDS encoding ArnT family glycosyltransferase: protein MSLEKSSFSDKQTDRLLLAVLIAFTLFVRLYFLQMINVGPDEIDYWFSAKRLIGPGVYPDLMHRTIRWAIILPTAFFQLLLGTHPLVYYVVPVFNSLVQTVLLYLLGRHLFGRGVSFYAVLLFTAWPYMWRTGSQIRPAVFSLTYVLAALCLLFFYLEHGQDDSRRSRLCFVGSVLSLFLAYESKITNLYFLPGILIILLLRHRRMGPAIRYGLYLLGLYVIEHIAYFLAVGDPLGRLGIIAKNHLASSYADKLPKSFWGLFERYTIYLEFPWHLLLIAFVVASIYLLAKKKPWIRELTILHASFFFFLTFMVKSVKPIVPVEAFLDRYFIACLPTMSLVIVYALYELLPLSIVGELNRRGVLISLTAGLSVVMLLITALPMPKSIERFYTPLQQIHDHPIAKTFEFQHLIASAIEENIPILSVDTRKPLDTANRVFFDDPKKGRWARPIGRMEIEDHVVYYLDGIGNVPFAFDVQEGNTNVLWCDRFNFDMTMLKLREIPNLGDIYE from the coding sequence ATGTCGTTAGAAAAATCATCCTTTTCAGATAAGCAGACGGACCGTTTATTATTAGCGGTCCTGATTGCTTTTACCCTTTTTGTTCGGCTCTACTTTTTGCAGATGATCAATGTCGGGCCGGATGAGATTGATTACTGGTTTAGTGCCAAGCGGCTGATAGGGCCAGGTGTATACCCTGATTTAATGCACAGGACGATACGCTGGGCTATTATTCTCCCTACGGCCTTTTTTCAGCTCCTTTTGGGGACGCATCCTCTTGTCTACTACGTTGTTCCTGTTTTCAATTCACTTGTACAGACGGTGCTCCTCTACCTCTTAGGAAGGCACTTGTTCGGCAGGGGGGTATCGTTTTATGCGGTGCTGCTTTTTACCGCCTGGCCTTACATGTGGCGTACGGGAAGCCAGATTCGTCCTGCCGTTTTTTCTCTTACCTATGTCCTTGCCGCGCTTTGCTTGCTTTTTTTCTACCTCGAACACGGTCAGGATGATTCCCGGCGAAGCAGGCTCTGCTTTGTCGGATCGGTGCTATCTTTATTTCTGGCCTATGAAAGCAAGATAACCAATCTCTATTTTCTTCCGGGAATTCTCATTATTCTCCTTCTGCGACACCGTCGGATGGGACCGGCAATACGTTATGGGCTCTATCTTTTGGGACTCTATGTCATCGAGCATATTGCCTACTTTCTGGCTGTGGGTGATCCTTTGGGGCGGCTCGGCATTATTGCAAAAAACCATCTTGCTTCTTCTTATGCCGATAAGTTGCCGAAATCGTTCTGGGGACTCTTCGAGCGTTATACGATCTATCTTGAGTTCCCGTGGCATCTGTTGCTTATTGCCTTTGTTGTCGCTTCCATCTACCTGCTTGCCAAGAAAAAGCCGTGGATTCGGGAATTGACGATTCTTCATGCCAGTTTTTTCTTTTTCCTTACCTTTATGGTGAAGAGCGTAAAGCCGATCGTCCCTGTAGAGGCATTTCTTGACCGTTATTTCATTGCCTGCCTGCCGACGATGTCTCTCGTTATTGTATATGCTCTTTATGAGCTTCTGCCCCTATCGATAGTAGGTGAACTAAATCGACGAGGTGTGTTGATCTCTCTTACTGCCGGGCTTTCTGTGGTGATGTTGCTGATAACGGCTCTTCCGATGCCGAAGTCGATCGAACGCTTCTATACTCCGTTACAGCAGATTCATGATCATCCCATTGCCAAGACCTTTGAATTCCAGCATCTCATTGCCTCTGCCATTGAGGAGAATATTCCAATTTTAAGTGTCGATACCAGAAAGCCGTTGGATACTGCCAACCGCGTATTTTTTGATGACCCGAAAAAGGGTAGATGGGCTCGTCCCATTGGTAGAATGGAAATCGAGGACCATGTTGTATACTACCTCGATGGTATCGGAAATGTCCCTTTTGCCTTTGATGTTCAGGAGGGAAACACGAACGTTTTATGGTGTGATCGTTTCAACTTCGATATGACTATGTTGAAGTTGCGAGAAATACCCAATTTAGGTGATATATATGAGTGA
- a CDS encoding glycosyltransferase family 2 protein yields MSEASEMNGLSIVIPAYNEEKAIVETIEHVTGVMEPSQTPYEVILVNDGSTDKTAVIIQSYLHDHPQLAERVRLVEHAHNRGYGASLKTGIRAAKNEAICITDADGTYPNNRIPELFGMFRERGLDMVVGRRSFKKLPTLTKPAKWFITKLANFLVDDKIPDINSGLRIFRRSIAMKFFPIICDGFSFTTTITLAMFSNGYQVHYEPIEYFKRKGKSKIRPIRDTINFIQLIIRTVAYFNPLKVFVPVSLLLFLVGFLLFIIGRMGIFFAETPNDTITILFVGGIQVLATGVIADMIAKKKD; encoded by the coding sequence ATGAGTGAAGCATCTGAAATGAATGGACTGTCGATTGTCATCCCTGCCTATAACGAGGAAAAGGCCATAGTAGAGACCATCGAACACGTAACAGGGGTTATGGAGCCTTCCCAAACGCCTTATGAGGTGATTCTGGTAAACGACGGCTCTACGGATAAGACTGCGGTTATTATTCAATCGTATCTCCATGATCATCCTCAACTTGCCGAGCGGGTTCGCCTTGTCGAGCATGCGCACAATCGTGGATATGGGGCTAGCTTGAAGACCGGTATTCGAGCAGCAAAAAATGAAGCAATCTGTATTACCGATGCCGACGGAACCTATCCAAATAACCGCATTCCCGAACTGTTCGGAATGTTCCGTGAACGGGGATTAGATATGGTGGTAGGTCGGCGTAGTTTCAAAAAGTTACCCACGCTGACCAAACCGGCAAAATGGTTCATTACCAAACTTGCAAATTTCCTTGTTGACGATAAAATCCCCGATATAAATTCGGGATTACGGATATTTCGGCGTTCGATTGCCATGAAATTTTTTCCGATCATCTGCGATGGTTTTAGTTTTACAACCACAATTACCCTTGCGATGTTTTCAAATGGATATCAGGTTCATTATGAACCAATTGAATACTTCAAGCGGAAGGGAAAATCGAAAATAAGGCCGATTCGGGACACCATTAATTTTATCCAGCTTATTATTCGTACCGTTGCCTATTTTAACCCGCTGAAGGTGTTTGTTCCTGTGAGTCTCTTGCTTTTCCTTGTTGGGTTCTTGCTTTTCATCATCGGACGGATGGGAATATTCTTTGCCGAAACGCCGAACGATACCATCACGATACTCTTTGTGGGTGGTATACAGGTTCTGGCTACCGGAGTGATTGCCGATATGATAGCCAAGAAAAAAGATTGA
- the aepX gene encoding phosphoenolpyruvate mutase: protein MTRKTTQFRNLLNSDRLEFILEAHNGISAKIVEEAGFKGIWGSGLSLSAQYGVRDNNEASWTQVLDMLEFMSDATTIPILLDGDTGYGNFNNMQRLVRKLEQRDIAAVCIEDKLFPKTNSFIKGTAQPLADIEEFCGKIKAGKDAQGDDDFSIVARVEAFIAGWGLKEAMRRAEAYRKAGADAILMHSALSVPDEILAFKKEWGDRLPVVIVPTKYYATPTDQFREAGISIAIWANHMIRTAIASMQKNAATLMAEESLMAIEDSIAPVKEIFRLQGAAELQEAEKRYLPKRGKAVRAVILAASRGKELGELTEKRPKAMVPVSGQPLLAHVVDGYNSVGVKDITVVRGYAKETVNLSNIDYADNDNFESTGELASLSCALKSLASEDAGKELVVSYGDVLFKKHILQLLLESHADFSIVVDTNWSESVNKGRFADYVQCSRPYGRDAFGQEISLTEMSEHLPEKRTHGEWTGFLKVSSDHRLLLDKLVESLTAANPDARMSDLLNALVANGERVRVIYTTGYWLDIDTLEDVVLAGNLF, encoded by the coding sequence ATGACAAGGAAAACCACACAATTTCGGAATTTGCTGAATTCAGATCGGCTTGAGTTTATTCTTGAGGCGCACAACGGTATCAGCGCGAAGATCGTCGAAGAGGCCGGTTTCAAGGGGATCTGGGGAAGCGGTCTTTCTCTTTCGGCTCAGTACGGGGTACGGGATAACAACGAAGCAAGCTGGACTCAGGTCCTGGACATGCTTGAGTTTATGTCGGATGCCACCACGATACCCATTTTGCTTGATGGTGACACCGGTTACGGTAACTTCAACAATATGCAGCGGCTGGTGCGTAAGCTCGAACAGCGTGATATTGCCGCGGTCTGTATCGAGGATAAGCTTTTTCCCAAGACCAATAGTTTCATTAAAGGGACTGCCCAGCCTCTGGCCGACATTGAGGAGTTCTGCGGTAAGATTAAGGCCGGAAAGGATGCCCAGGGCGACGATGATTTTTCCATTGTTGCACGGGTCGAGGCCTTTATTGCGGGCTGGGGGCTGAAGGAGGCGATGCGCCGGGCAGAAGCCTATCGGAAGGCCGGAGCAGATGCCATTCTCATGCACAGTGCTCTGTCGGTACCCGACGAGATCCTTGCTTTCAAAAAGGAGTGGGGCGACCGGCTTCCGGTGGTCATCGTTCCGACAAAATACTATGCTACCCCTACGGATCAGTTCAGAGAGGCCGGCATTTCCATCGCTATCTGGGCAAACCACATGATACGAACGGCCATTGCCTCGATGCAGAAGAATGCGGCTACCCTTATGGCCGAAGAGTCTCTCATGGCCATAGAGGATTCCATCGCTCCGGTAAAGGAAATATTTCGCCTTCAGGGTGCTGCGGAGCTGCAGGAGGCCGAAAAGCGCTATCTTCCCAAACGGGGAAAGGCGGTCCGGGCCGTGATCCTTGCCGCCAGTCGCGGTAAGGAGCTTGGTGAACTTACCGAAAAACGGCCTAAGGCAATGGTACCGGTCTCCGGCCAGCCCCTTCTTGCCCATGTGGTGGACGGTTACAATTCCGTCGGCGTGAAGGATATCACCGTTGTCAGGGGCTATGCAAAAGAGACGGTCAATCTTTCCAATATCGATTATGCGGATAACGACAACTTTGAGAGCACCGGAGAGCTTGCCAGCCTTTCCTGTGCCCTCAAGTCCCTTGCCTCGGAAGATGCCGGCAAAGAGTTGGTCGTTTCCTACGGGGATGTCCTTTTCAAAAAGCATATCCTCCAGCTACTGCTCGAAAGTCATGCCGATTTTTCCATCGTGGTGGATACCAACTGGAGTGAAAGTGTCAATAAGGGCAGGTTTGCCGACTATGTTCAGTGCAGCCGCCCCTACGGCCGCGATGCCTTCGGCCAGGAAATTTCATTGACCGAGATGAGTGAACATCTGCCTGAAAAGAGGACCCACGGCGAGTGGACCGGGTTTCTTAAGGTCTCATCCGATCACCGCCTTCTCCTTGACAAGCTTGTCGAGAGCCTCACGGCGGCAAATCCGGATGCGCGGATGAGTGATCTGCTCAACGCTTTGGTTGCCAACGGCGAGCGTGTGAGGGTTATCTATACGACTGGTTACTGGCTCGATATCGACACGCTGGAAGATGTCGTGCTTGCCGGAAACCTCTTCTAA
- a CDS encoding glycosyltransferase — protein MANITVLSIYDRIACFHTLRPFLLYHDQALFDYTNSVDFCLQRDRNRILVMVRWFLKPDRVDMEVMRRLRDKYDRIIFFHDDAGGGIPRAQVLPYVDRFYQKALFRDRSLYQHSLYGKELYSDYFHREHGVDDPNPITRAAVEDTEQLKKLRLSWNIGIGQFPKRKYRQRFAVAIARLVDLKLVRAFHSPVRRVAFSKLFSKARDIDVHARLGLVKQPSLAEQRRLILQKIEGDPRFLTGEVGQRQYNHELSRSRIVLSPFGWGELCFRDFEAVLSGAVLLKPDMNHLETWPDIFVDGETYVPFAWDAKDLLEKVDAILTDDTFCRRIAQNSYTAYHDQLQRLDDRFEIILQDIVSGEG, from the coding sequence ATGGCTAATATTACCGTGCTTTCTATCTATGATCGTATTGCCTGCTTTCACACCTTACGGCCTTTCCTTCTCTATCATGATCAAGCCCTCTTCGATTACACCAATTCCGTCGATTTTTGCTTGCAGCGTGATCGTAATCGGATTCTCGTTATGGTTCGCTGGTTTCTTAAACCCGATCGGGTCGATATGGAGGTGATGCGCCGCCTTCGTGATAAGTATGATCGCATCATTTTTTTTCACGATGATGCCGGGGGAGGGATACCCCGTGCACAGGTGTTGCCCTATGTAGACCGCTTTTATCAGAAGGCATTATTCCGGGATCGTTCTCTATACCAGCATTCTCTCTACGGAAAGGAACTGTACTCCGACTATTTCCATCGTGAGCACGGTGTTGATGATCCGAACCCGATAACAAGGGCGGCGGTAGAAGATACCGAACAATTAAAGAAACTAAGGCTTTCGTGGAATATCGGTATCGGTCAGTTTCCCAAGAGAAAGTATCGACAACGTTTTGCCGTGGCCATAGCACGTCTGGTGGATCTCAAGCTTGTAAGAGCCTTTCATTCCCCTGTCCGCCGTGTCGCTTTTTCCAAGCTTTTTTCTAAGGCCCGTGATATCGATGTGCACGCACGCCTGGGATTGGTAAAGCAACCCAGCCTTGCGGAGCAGCGCCGACTTATTTTGCAAAAGATAGAGGGGGATCCTCGTTTTCTCACAGGAGAGGTGGGGCAGCGCCAATACAATCACGAATTGTCCAGGTCCCGAATAGTCCTCTCCCCCTTCGGCTGGGGTGAGCTCTGTTTTCGGGACTTCGAAGCGGTTCTTTCCGGTGCGGTGTTGCTAAAACCTGATATGAATCATTTGGAGACCTGGCCCGATATATTTGTTGATGGTGAAACCTATGTCCCGTTTGCCTGGGATGCAAAAGACCTGTTGGAAAAAGTAGATGCAATACTGACGGATGATACCTTTTGTCGACGTATTGCTCAAAACAGCTATACTGCCTATCATGATCAGCTGCAAAGACTTGATGATCGATTTGAAATCATACTCCAAGATATAGTATCCGGGGAGGGGTAA
- a CDS encoding CDP-alcohol phosphatidyltransferase family protein — translation MTHISMKEIRDSLPEEKNRADSLWTRYILRPLSVPVAWLCLRWGLRANTVSYLSALICVFAALLFGSASLGGAIIGALLFNMFAVLDCADGNMARATGTTGPYGAWADAIGGYVAYVTVLLSLGYAAAVRNALFFAWEPDGNVWVLLGGVAAASNILMRLAFQSYRNIAPEGKAEAKKSIGLEKLLSENLGVTGVLMPALFVALLAGGLGYVMIFYTVFYGLGCVLVLLKLIRKVEHVSRKK, via the coding sequence ATGACCCATATTTCAATGAAAGAGATCAGAGATTCGCTCCCGGAAGAAAAGAACCGTGCCGATTCTCTTTGGACTCGTTATATTCTTAGGCCGCTTTCGGTACCTGTTGCCTGGCTTTGTCTACGTTGGGGGCTACGAGCCAATACTGTTTCGTATCTTTCTGCCCTTATTTGTGTGTTTGCCGCCCTTCTGTTTGGATCGGCTTCTCTGGGGGGGGCGATTATTGGGGCTCTTCTTTTTAATATGTTTGCTGTTCTTGATTGTGCCGATGGAAACATGGCGCGAGCCACCGGTACTACCGGACCCTATGGTGCATGGGCCGATGCAATCGGCGGATATGTGGCCTATGTTACGGTCTTGTTAAGCCTCGGCTATGCTGCTGCCGTTCGAAACGCGCTTTTTTTCGCGTGGGAGCCCGACGGTAATGTCTGGGTATTACTTGGGGGAGTAGCTGCAGCTTCTAATATCCTGATGCGGCTTGCCTTCCAAAGCTACCGAAATATTGCTCCTGAAGGAAAGGCGGAAGCAAAAAAATCAATCGGTTTGGAAAAGCTCCTGAGTGAAAATCTGGGTGTCACCGGGGTGTTGATGCCAGCGCTTTTTGTGGCCCTTCTTGCCGGAGGGCTGGGATATGTTATGATTTTCTATACGGTTTTCTATGGGTTGGGATGCGTACTGGTCCTCCTTAAATTGATTCGGAAGGTAGAGCATGTTTCGAGAAAGAAATGA
- a CDS encoding undecaprenyl-phosphate glucose phosphotransferase gives MFRERNETYMLLFVVVDTLSTILAFCAAVAVRFIIQEANLFEFYAIDLREYMYIGLVLASSQVMVFYFMDLYRPGKIGLVTDEFNRVVLGTIVTIFMALGVIFFLKTHRYSRLVVLYFGILNVAFVSLGRAIARFFIKKMLLKGRRIRLILVLGTGRTAKQFEEVIQRNRLYGYLVKAFVRLPEEGEVKVESDKILGSFEDLPRLLTEIRPHHVIFACDSTSSDMLQGAIQMCNHEGIHMHVIPSFSELITSKGRLESLEGIPLITLRDIPARRGFNRFFKRLFDIIFSLLFIILFSPFYILIALAIKLTSKGPVFLSQERVGLDNKLFKVLKFRTMSVQQPGDSDIIWTTKNDPRVTPVGRILRKLSLDETPQFFNVFTGTMSVVGPRPERPYWVEQFKERYTGYMQRHGMKAGITGWAQVNGLRGDTSIEERVAADIYYIENWSILLDLKIILLTPFKSVIDRNAY, from the coding sequence ATGTTTCGAGAAAGAAATGAGACCTACATGCTGCTTTTTGTGGTGGTCGATACCCTATCGACCATCCTCGCCTTTTGTGCCGCAGTTGCCGTTCGTTTTATCATTCAGGAAGCAAATCTATTCGAGTTCTATGCCATCGATCTTCGGGAATATATGTATATAGGCCTGGTCCTTGCCTCTTCGCAGGTGATGGTCTTCTATTTTATGGATTTGTATCGTCCGGGGAAGATTGGCTTAGTAACTGATGAGTTTAATCGGGTAGTGCTGGGGACAATCGTCACCATCTTCATGGCGCTGGGGGTTATTTTCTTTCTCAAGACCCATCGATATAGCCGTCTGGTCGTACTCTATTTCGGAATTCTGAATGTCGCTTTTGTTTCCCTCGGTAGGGCAATTGCCAGATTCTTTATTAAGAAAATGCTCTTGAAAGGTCGGCGTATACGTCTTATCCTGGTTCTTGGCACCGGCAGAACCGCAAAGCAGTTCGAAGAGGTGATTCAACGAAACCGGCTTTACGGCTATCTGGTCAAAGCCTTTGTCCGCCTCCCTGAAGAGGGAGAAGTTAAGGTCGAAAGTGATAAGATTCTTGGTTCGTTTGAGGATCTTCCCCGACTCCTAACCGAAATCAGGCCTCATCACGTTATCTTTGCATGTGATTCCACCAGCAGTGATATGCTCCAAGGGGCAATACAGATGTGCAATCATGAAGGAATCCATATGCATGTGATACCCAGTTTCAGCGAATTGATTACTTCAAAGGGCCGGCTTGAGAGCCTTGAAGGAATCCCTCTCATCACTTTGCGCGATATCCCTGCTCGAAGGGGCTTTAATCGTTTTTTTAAGCGTTTGTTCGATATTATCTTTTCCCTGTTGTTTATCATCCTTTTTTCTCCCTTTTATATTCTTATTGCTCTGGCGATCAAACTTACATCGAAAGGACCTGTCTTCCTTTCACAGGAGCGGGTCGGACTCGACAACAAGTTATTCAAGGTACTGAAATTTCGTACCATGTCTGTGCAGCAGCCGGGGGATTCCGATATCATCTGGACTACCAAGAACGATCCCCGAGTAACACCTGTCGGTCGAATCTTGCGAAAATTGTCCCTTGACGAAACCCCGCAGTTTTTTAACGTATTTACAGGAACGATGTCGGTCGTCGGCCCCAGACCGGAGCGCCCCTATTGGGTCGAACAATTTAAAGAGCGCTATACCGGATACATGCAGCGTCACGGCATGAAGGCCGGTATCACCGGATGGGCTCAAGTCAACGGCCTTCGCGGCGATACCTCCATCGAGGAACGGGTAGCCGCCGATATCTATTACATTGAGAACTGGTCGATTCTGCTCGATCTAAAGATTATTCTGCTTACCCCTTTCAAAAGTGTTATCGACAGGAATGCCTATTAG